A genome region from Setaria italica strain Yugu1 chromosome III, Setaria_italica_v2.0, whole genome shotgun sequence includes the following:
- the LOC101785226 gene encoding transcription factor MYB83, which produces MRKPEGPAASGGCNGGAAAAAKLRKGLWSPEEDEKLVAYMLRSGQGSWSDVARNAGLQRCGKSCRLRWINYLRPDLKRGAFSPQEEDLIVSLHAILGNRWSQIAARLPGRTDNEIKNFWNSTIKKRLKNSSSASSPAATDCASPTEPSSKVAGIDISGATSCPDLAGLDHHHQDGGHHHAMMTTGLWMVDSSSSTSSSTSPMQSRPPPSAIAAAVARSYGGLLPLPDQLRGGTAADTSPAGFFHGHAAPFKQQAAVASLHGGYYGMGSPHHHGMMAMEGGGGCFMRGEGLFGVAPLLDAMSAQDQDQAGQALIASSGGNNNPKNNSSNNTTETTTTVSNNESNITDNNTTNTKDNNINAMSLVNSGSSNVAAVYWEGAHQQYMSRNVMHGEWDLEELMKDVSSLPFLDFQVE; this is translated from the exons ATGAGGAAGCCGGAGGGcccagcggcgagcggcggctgcaatggcggtgcggcggcggcggcgaagctgcGGAAGGGGCTGtggtcgccggaggaggacgagaagCTGGTGGCCTACATGCTGCGGAGCGGGCAGGGGTCGTGGAGCGACGTGGCCCGGAACGCCGGCCTGCAACGCtgcggcaagagctgccgcCTCCGGTGGATCAACTACCTCCGGCCGGACCTCAAGCGCGGCGCCTTCTCGCCGCAGGAGGAGGACCTCATCGTCAGCCTCCACGCCATCCTCGGCAACAG GTGGTCTCAGATCGCTGCCCGGCTGCCGGGGCGCACcgacaacgagatcaagaacttcTGGAACTCCACCATCAAGAAGCGGCTCAAGAACAGCTCctcggcctcgtcgccggcggccaccgacTGCGCGTCGCCGACGGAGCCTAGCAGCAAGGTCGCCGGCATCgacatcagcggcgccaccagCTGCCCGGACCTCGCCGGCCTGGACCATCATCATCAGgacggcggccaccaccacgcgATGATGACGACGGGCTTGTGGATGGTGGACtcgtcctcctccacttcctcatCGACCTCGCCGATGCagagccggccgccgccgtcggccattGCAGCGGCGGTGGCCCGGAGCTACGgcggcctcctccccctccccgacCAGCtccgcggcggcacggcggccgaCACGTCGCCGGCAGGGTTCTTCCACGGCCACGCGGCGCCGTTCAAACAGCAAGCAGCAGTTGCCTCATTGCATGGCGGTTACTATGGAATGGGCAGTCCTCATCACCATGGGATGATGGcaatggagggaggaggagggtgctTCATGAGAGGAGAAGGCCTCTTTGGTGTGGCCCCTCTGCTGGATGCCATGTCAGCACAAGACCAAGACCAGGCAGGCCAGGCCCTAATAGCATCAAGTGGTGGTAACAACAACCCTAAaaacaacagcagcaacaacacTACCGAGACTACAACAACAGTGAGTAACAATGAGAGCAACATCACAGACAACAACACCACCAACACCAAGGACAACAACATCAACGCCATGAGCCTAGTGAACAGCGGCAGCAGCAATGTGGCTGCTGTCTACTGGGAGGGGGCCCACCAGCAGTACATGAGCAGGAATGTCATGCATGGGGAGTGGGACCTGGAGGAGCTGATGAAAGATGTGTCATCCTTGCCTTTCCTTGATTTCCAAGTCGAATGA
- the LOC101786029 gene encoding DIBOA-glucoside dioxygenase BX6, with translation MSTAEEAAGAFDRLSELKAFDDTKAGVKGLVDAGITAVPAIFRHHHQGPLVSSVSSSGSGGGGAISIPVIDLSASSSSDARARAEVVAQVKAAAETAGLFHLVNHGVPGELLSDMLASVRRFHEAPPEAKRPYYTRDPGRRLRFNSNFDLFSSPAANWRDTLFCAAAPDPPPPEELPPAVRHVMPEYAAAARGVAARVLALLSEALGLAAGRLAGMGCAEGLSLVCNYYPPCPEPELTLGCGAHSDPSFLTVLLRDAHDEGGLQARLGCGGGRWVDVPPVAPCALLVIVGDLLQLVSNGRFRSAEHRVVARRSTDKARVSVACFFNADVARSTRLYGPIAELTSGGNGDDGDGALYRSVTVPEFLAHYDKKGLDGRPALDHFRLR, from the coding sequence ATGTCCACGGCGGAGGAAGCCGCCGGTGCCTTCGACCGACTGAGCGAGCTCAAGGCGTTCGACGACACCAAGGCCGGCGTCAAGGGCCTCGTCGACGCCGGCATCACCGCCGTCCCCGCCATcttccgccaccaccaccagggcccCCTCGTATCCTCTgtcagcagcagcggcagcggcggcggcggcgccatcagCATCCCGGTCATCGACCTCTCGGCGTCTTCGTCATCggacgcccgcgcccgcgcggagGTGGTGGCCCAGGTTAAGGCCGCGGCGGAGACGGCCGGGCTCTTCCACCTTGTCAACCACGGCGTCCCCGGCGAGCTCTTGTCTGATATGCTCGCCTCCGTGCGGCGGTTCCACGAGGCGCCACCGGAGGCGAAACGGCCGTACTACACCCGCGACCccgggcgccgcctccgcttcAACTCCAACTTCGACCTCttcagctcgccggcggccaacTGGCGCGACACCCTCTTCTGCGCCGCGGCGCCGGATCCCCCACCCCCGGAGGAGCTCCCGCCCGCCGTCCGCCACGTGATGCCCgagtacgccgccgccgcgcgcggggtggcggcgcgggtgtTGGCGCTCCTGTCGGAGGCGCtggggctcgccgccggccgcctcgccggGATGGGGTGCGCGGAGGGGCTCAGCCTGGTGTGCAACTACTACCCGCCGTGCCCGGAGCCGGAGCTCACCCTGGGGTGCGGCGCGCACTCGGACCCCAGCTTCCTCACCGTGCTGCTGCGGGACGCGCACGATGAGGGGGGCCTGCAGGCGCGcctcggctgcggcggcggaaggtGGGTGGACGTGCCCCCCGTCGCCCCCTGCGCCCTCCTGGTGATCGTCGGTGACCTCCTCCAGCTCGTCAGCAACGGGCGGTTCAGGAGCGCGGAGCACCGGGTGGTGGCCAGACGGAGCACGGACAAGGCGAGGGTGTCGGTGGCATGCTTCTTCAACGCCGACGTCGCCAGGTCCACGAGGCTCTACGGGCCCATCGCCGAGCTCACGTCAGGCGGaaacggcgacgacggcgacggcgcgctgTACAGGAGCGTGACGGTGCCGGAGTTCCTGGCGCACTACGACAAGAAAGGCCTCGACGGCCGCCCGGCGCTCGACCACTTCCGGCTGCGATAG